GGTCTGAGCGGGTCAGCCGTCGGTGAGCACGACGTGCAGCCGGCGCGGGCCGTGCACCCCCTCCACCCGGTTCAGCTCGATGTCGCTGGTGGCCGACGGGCCGCTGATCCAGGTGAGCGGCCGGTCGGGGGTGAGCCGGGTGAGGGCCTCCGGCACCAGGCCGACGACCTGCTCCGGATGGACCACGCAGACGTGCAGGTCGGGCAGCAGGCTGATGGCCCGCCGGCCCTGGTCGGCCCCGGCGTCGAGGACGATCGTGCCGGTCTCGGCGACGGCGACCGCGGCGGCGGTGAGCACGGCGTCCAGCTCCGCGAGCCGGGCGGCGGGCAGGTCGTCGTCGACCACCACCTCCACCGCCGCGGGCCGCCAGTCGGCGGGCAGCCCGGCCGGCACCACCACGGCCCGGGCGCCGGCGGCGGCGAGGATGCCGGCGACGGTGTCGCCAACGTCCACCGCGGCCACCCGGTGCACCTCGGCCCGGTAGTCGGTGAGCCGCCGTTGCAGCAGGTCGACCAGGTCGGGATGGCCCGGCGGCCGGTCGCCCTGGCTCCGGGGCGCGGGGCCCGGCCGGGGCACCGCCGGCGGCGCCGCGGCGAGGGCGGCGCGCAGCCGGGCCAGGACGACCTCGCGCGCGGTCACGATCCGCTCCGGTGCTCGGCCCACCACTGCCGGAAGGTCTGCGGGGGTGCCGCCGGGACGTCCCGGCTGGCGGTCCAGCCGTTCAGCGGCGGCGGCAGGGCGCGGCCGGCGACCCGGCCCAGGCCCGCGGCGCGCTGCGCGGCCGCGTACAGGCGCGGGTGGTCCATGGTGTACGCGGCTGCGGCCATGGTCGCCGCCTCGCCGGCCGAGTGCGGGCTGCCGGCGCGCAGGTGCACCAGCAGCTCCGGAATGTTGATCATCACCGGGCAGGCGTCGTAGCAGGCCCCGCAGAGCGACGACGCGTACGGCAGGGAGGCGTTGTCGGCGACGCCGGTGAGCTGCGGGGAGAGCACCGCGCCGATCGGCCCGGGATAGACCGACCCGTACGCGTGCCCGCCGGTGCGCTCGTACACCGGGCAGACGTTGAGGCAGGCGGAGCAGCGGATGCAGTGCAGCGCCTGCCGCCCGACCTCGTCGGCGAGCACCGCGCTGCGCCCGTTGTCCAGCAGCACCAGGTGCACCTGCTGCGGCCCGTCGCCGGGGGTGACCCCGGTCCACATCGACGTGTAGGGGTTCATCCGTTCCCCGGTGGACGCCCGCGGCAGCAGCTGCAGGAACACCCCCAGGTCGGCCCAGGTGGGAATCACCTTCTCGATGCCCATCACGGTGATCAGGGTCTCCGGGAGGGTCAGGCACATCCGGCCGTTCCCCTCCGACTCGACCACCGCGAGGGTGCCGGTCTCGGCGACGGCGAAGTTCGCCCCGGAGACCGCCACCCGGGTGCTGAGGAAGGTCTCGCGCAGGTGCCGGCGGGCCGCCGCCGCGAGGGCCGCCGGCTCGTCGGTCAGCGCCGGGTCGACGCCGGGCATCTCGCGCAGGAAGATCTCCCGGATCTCGGCCCGGTTGCGGTGGATGGCGGGCACCAGGATGTGGCTGGGCTGGTCCCGACCCAACTGGACGATCAGCTCGGCCAGGTCGGTCTCCACCGGCTCGATGCCGGCGGCCTCGAGAGCTTCGTTCAGGCCGATCTCCTGGGTGGCCATCGACTTGACCTTCATCACCCGGTCGGCGCCGGTGGCCCGGACCAGGTCGGTGACGATCCGGTTCGCCTCGACCGCGTCGGCCGCCCAGTGCACGGTGCCGCCGGCCGCGGTGACCGCCGCCTCCAGTTGTTCCAGCAGTTCCGGCAGGCGGGCCATGGTGTCACTCTTGATCGCCCGGCCGGCGGCCCGCAGCTGCGGCCAGTCCGGCACCTCGGCGATCACCGCCCCGG
This sequence is a window from Micromonospora sp. NBRC 110009. Protein-coding genes within it:
- a CDS encoding LutC/YkgG family protein — translated: MTAREVVLARLRAALAAAPPAVPRPGPAPRSQGDRPPGHPDLVDLLQRRLTDYRAEVHRVAAVDVGDTVAGILAAAGARAVVVPAGLPADWRPAAVEVVVDDDLPAARLAELDAVLTAAAVAVAETGTIVLDAGADQGRRAISLLPDLHVCVVHPEQVVGLVPEALTRLTPDRPLTWISGPSATSDIELNRVEGVHGPRRLHVVLTDG
- a CDS encoding lactate utilization protein B, with the translated sequence MPTTAPRGVGHLRGDEPFPAAARRALADAQLRRNLGHATTTIRAKSGAVIAEVPDWPQLRAAGRAIKSDTMARLPELLEQLEAAVTAAGGTVHWAADAVEANRIVTDLVRATGADRVMKVKSMATQEIGLNEALEAAGIEPVETDLAELIVQLGRDQPSHILVPAIHRNRAEIREIFLREMPGVDPALTDEPAALAAAARRHLRETFLSTRVAVSGANFAVAETGTLAVVESEGNGRMCLTLPETLITVMGIEKVIPTWADLGVFLQLLPRASTGERMNPYTSMWTGVTPGDGPQQVHLVLLDNGRSAVLADEVGRQALHCIRCSACLNVCPVYERTGGHAYGSVYPGPIGAVLSPQLTGVADNASLPYASSLCGACYDACPVMINIPELLVHLRAGSPHSAGEAATMAAAAYTMDHPRLYAAAQRAAGLGRVAGRALPPPLNGWTASRDVPAAPPQTFRQWWAEHRSGS